A single genomic interval of Aureliella helgolandensis harbors:
- a CDS encoding molybdopterin-binding domain-containing protein → MQRNWKVGLGAGGWLVAAFFFAAYVYGLKPGDMVRSATAQSTIDNTATTNDNRLANSDNTLPTSDSKLPNSDNALILTHLCGVKPIGYESGLSTKTYSLAPLISSYSPLDVQLQSAERLIRGAIAPDSWRERGGTGVFSIDYPNQSIVVSQEERVHKKIEKLLASLEEFLNQGGRGVLVKLASAKYR, encoded by the coding sequence ATGCAACGAAATTGGAAGGTGGGATTGGGTGCTGGTGGCTGGCTGGTCGCAGCGTTTTTTTTCGCCGCATATGTCTACGGTTTGAAACCGGGCGACATGGTTCGTTCCGCCACCGCACAGTCAACGATCGACAACACAGCAACAACTAACGACAACAGACTAGCAAATAGTGACAACACACTACCAACTAGCGACAGCAAATTACCAAACAGCGACAACGCTTTAATATTAACACACCTGTGCGGCGTTAAGCCAATCGGCTACGAAAGCGGGCTATCCACCAAAACTTATTCTCTGGCGCCGCTGATAAGCTCCTATTCACCTCTCGACGTTCAACTTCAGAGCGCAGAGAGACTTATCCGTGGAGCCATTGCCCCCGATTCTTGGCGCGAGCGTGGAGGCACAGGAGTGTTCTCGATTGATTATCCGAATCAGAGCATCGTCGTATCTCAAGAAGAAAGGGTGCACAAGAAAATCGAGAAATTGCTTGCTTCCCTAGAAGAATTCCTTAACCAAGGAGGGAGAGGTGTTCTCGTAAAATTAGCTTCTGCAAAATATAGGTAA